Proteins encoded in a region of the Carassius auratus strain Wakin chromosome 21, ASM336829v1, whole genome shotgun sequence genome:
- the cryba1b gene encoding crystallin, beta A1b, protein MALTNPMSMPMGPWKITVYDQEHFQGRRCEFTACCQNIMEYGMETVRSLKVECGVWVGFEHSTFNGQQFILEKGDYPCWEAWSGNNAYRIERMMSFRPIYSAMHSDSRMTLFECENMTGRQWEVCNDYPSLQAMGWCNNEVGSIQVMSGAWVCYQYPGYRGYQYIMESDCHGGEYRHYREYGCHAQTPQIQSIRRIQH, encoded by the exons ATGGCTCTGACAAACCCTATGTCAATGCCCATGGGACCATGGAAG ATAACTGTTTATGATCAGGAGCATTTCCAGGGCAGACGTTGTGAATTCACCGCTTGTTGCCAGAACATCATGGAGTACGGAATGGAGACTGTCCGCTCCCTGAAGGTGGAGTGTGGCGT CTGGGTAGGTTTTGAGCACTCTACCTTCAATGGCCAGCAGTTCATCCTGGAGAAGGGAGATTACCCTTGCTGGGAGGCCTGGAGTGGCAACAATGCCTATCGCATTGAGAGGATGATGTCCTTCCGCCCCATCTATTCTGCT ATGCACAGTGATAGCCGTATGACGCTTTTCGAGTGTGAGAACATGACCGGAAGGCAGTGGGAGGTGTGCAATGACTACCCCTCCCTGCAGGCTATGGGATGGTGCAACAACGAGGTCGGCTCCATCCAAGTCATGAGTGGCGC CTGGGTATGCTACCAGTATCCCGGTTACCGTGGTTATCAGTACATTATGGAGAGTGACTGCCATGGAGGCGAGTACAGGCACTACAGGGAGTATGGCTGCCACGCTCAGACCCCTCAGATCCAGTCTATCCGTAGAATCCAGCATTAA
- the LOC113039157 gene encoding uncharacterized protein LOC113039157: MQVCGSEVESHSCSKISPVFIYPQGSPEKKLKTYTIFDDQSNRSLARSSIFDTFGITKGCFPYKLRTCAGLEEATGRKAYNFIVESVDSKSRLKLQTLIECNMLPDNRNEIPRPEAARNHSHLQDIASDIPDVDPDAKILLLIGRDVIQAHKVLDQRNGPPNAPFAQKLALGWVIIGNICLGGAHKPVQASVFKTNILDNGRPSHFLPCKNFIQVKERIIPQSHNKVSLPNHTKYTSIGETMFQQTSLDERPGYSQEESAFLQIMNKEVYQDNTNSWVAPLPFRSPWPHLSNNKQQAVQRLASVLHTSLHEKSLPGIHANPF; the protein is encoded by the coding sequence ATGCAAGTCTGTGGGAGTGAAGTTGAAAGTCACTCATGTAGCAAGATCAGTCCTGTATTCATTTATCCACAGGGGTCCCCTGAGAAGAAACTCAAAACCTACACTATTTTTGATGACCAAAGCAACAGGTCACTTGCCAGATCTTCAATCTTCGATACGTTTGGCATTACCAAAGGCTGCTTCCCGTACAAGCTGAGGACCTGTGCAGGCCTTGAGGAAGCTACTGGGAGGAAAGCATACAACTTCATCGTCGAATCTGTGGATAGCAAGTCACGCCTAAAGCTCCAAACACTTATCGAATGTAACATGCTGCCGGACAATCGCAATGAGATTCCTAGACCTGAAGCTGCTCGTAACCATTCTCACCTCCAAGACATTGCATCCGACATCCCAGATGTTGATCCTGACGCTAAGATCCTGCTTCTCATTGGTAGGGATGTTATTCAAGCACACAAGGTTCTTGACCAACGCAATGGACCTCCAAATGCACCCTTTGCTCAGAAGTTAGCTCTGGGATGGGTGATTATTGGAAACATTTGCTTGGGTGGAGCTCACAAACCCGTACAGGCCAGCGTTTTCAAGACAAACATTTTGGACAATGGCCGCCCGAGTCATTTCCTTCCATGCAAGAACTTCATCCAAGTAAAGGAACGCATCATCCCACAAAGCCACAACAAGGTCAGTCTCCCAAATCATACCAAGTACACGTCCATCGGAGAAACCATGTTCCAACAAACAAGTTTGGATGAGAGACCTGGTTACTCTCAAGAAGAATCGGCCTTCCTGCAGATAATGAATAAGGAAGTCTATCAGGACAATACAAATAGTTGGGTTGCTCCGCTGCCCTTTCGCTCCCCTTGGCCACACCTTTCTAACAACAAGCAGCAAGCTGTCCAGCGCCTAGCTTCAGTTCTTCATACGTCCTTACATGAAAAGTCACTTCCAGGAATTCATGCAAACCCTTTTTGA
- the cpdb gene encoding carboxypeptidase D, b, with protein MHALWLILPHILIVLHQILGLRLTDELHEETYKGYYNYADMTDRLQRFSQKYAHICSLSSIGKSVDGRELWVMRITTSPTAEVPGKPRVKYVGNIHGDEALSRQLLMYLIEYLLTKYGRDVSVTELVNRTDIYILASLNPDGFERAVEGDCTGSSAGRENTKHHDLNKSFPDRDESFSKNPKDLPEVTAVMKWILEKKFVLSGSLHGGSVMATYPFDDGSSYATSGLTTDVSMFRHLAQTYIKNHPIMRSDKPGCPGVPEKHSGDGGMQDYNYFKGNCFEVTFELSCCKYPPASQLFTEWTNNKEALFAYMHQAHIGVRGFVMTRSGFGLPDASISVSGIDHNITTWMFGDYYRLLLPGRYDITASSPGYLSNTVKNVPVIEGKATLLNFTLEEPIEEMLMLGPSEQLVLTSEGLNKPGPPTSRSPIHTLDFRYHSYDEMEMFLQLLSAVHPSITHLISVGQSVQGRNLYVMEISTNPGVDQKGKPEVMFLGNLHGNEFIGREILLNLVEYLCRSYGSDPLVTRLVSSTRIHIMPSVNPDGYELALKAHNEPVSGDLSIIGHSNSHSVDLNANFPQQSGSGATAEAETQAVMNWIKDHSFVLSASIRGGFRGVVYPSSIDSVDEELFKSVAKDYYAQSRDFQEPQACDVPRTREKKGIKDHPPVVTGIDLLTWAYHSTDTLAVNIGLSCELLPPEELLSEYWENNYGALLHFIQQVHFFVRGMVTDGHSGKGIADATVMVEGSSHHVHTSSTGQYWRPLAPGSYHITASAPGYTPISASVRVLETRMEQVDFKLTRDALQPSVEEGEQKNFEKLVEWLLAPGELDRLVRSLLPAQTYRYRNYRERSEFLRGLTLNFPHITRLYSLGQSTEIRTIWALEIAGNLERPQAGEPKIRFVAGVHGNAAAGPELLLEFASVLCLNYGRNPVITKLIDRSRILILPCVNPDGREKAQKGVCSSSEGYTNAHGTDLDTDFFYGNASTQPETRAVMGLIYGGGFSLSVVLEGGSLLATYPYDRPNQHAQNEETLKYLASLYASNHPLMHLGNLGCTEKSEHIPGGILRGADFSAHTGSMKDFSLDVGVCPEITAYIGCCMFPSEHQLFSLWMENRLPLFRMLLEVHRRLSGVVRDSKGHPVSDAVVVVNGFMNVHADSQGHFTTLVAPGTHKLLVQAHGYQQELQQVNISSDKVTSPIVIDFTADTASQSQAVFVIATASLMSVLICALIIWHLRSSKFSRVREGVRWLRRKRDVLQMEGMASEKSPLRQEFLDESESEDDPFLVESR; from the exons ATGCATGCGTTGTGGCTCATTTTGCCGCATATTTTAATAGTTCTGCACCAAATACTCGGTTTGCGACTCACCGACGAATTGCATGAAGAAACATACAAAGGATATTACAACTACGCTGACATGACCGATCGTCTTCAGCGTTTTTCTCAAAAGTACGCGCATATTTGCAGCCTCTCGAGCATCGGAAAGTCGGTCGATGGAAGGGAGCTTTGGGTCATGAGAATAACAACGAGTCCGACGGCGGAAGTACCGGGCAAACCGAGGGTCAAGTATGTGGGCAACATCCACGGGGACGAGGCTTTATCGAGACAGCTGTTAATGTACCTGATCGAGTACCTGTTGACGAAGTACGGCCGTGATGTGAGTGTAACCGAGCTGGTGAACCGGACTGACATCTATATACTGGCCAGCTTGAATCCTGACGGCTTTGAGCGCGCGGTGGAGGGGGACTGCACCGGCAGCAGCGCGGGCCGCGAGAACACCAAACATCATGACCTCAATAAGAGTTTCCCAGACCGGGACGAGTCCTTCAGTAAGAACCCAAAAGACCTACCGGAGGTCACAGCTGTGATGAAATGGATTCTTgagaaaaa GTTTGTCTTGTCTGGTAGTCTACATGGGGGCTCAGTGATGGCCACCTACCCCTTTGATGACGGCAGTTCTTATGCAACCTCAGGACTGACAACAGATGTTTCCATGTTTCGCCATTTAGCACAAACCTACATTAAGAACCATCCCATTATGAGGTCGGACAAACCTGGCTGTCCTGGCGTTCCAGAAAAACACTCGGGAGATG GGGGAATGCAGGATTACAACTATTTCAAAGGGAACTGCTTTGAAGTCACTTTTGAGTTGAGCTGCTGCAAGTATCCACCAGCTTCTCAGCTTTTCACAGAATGGACCAATAACAAGGAGGCCCTTTTTGCCTACATGCACCAA GCTCATATTGGAGTGAGAGGTTTCGTAATGACCAGATCAGGCTTTGGTCTCCCAGATGCATCTATCTCCGTTTCTGGAATTGATCACAACATCACCACTTGGATGTTTGGCGATTATTATCGCCTGCTGCTTCCTGGAAGATATGACATCACAGCCAGCTCACCTGG ATATCTTTCAAATACTGTCAAGAATGTGCCAGTGATTGAAGGCAAAGCCACGCTGTTAAACTTCACTCTTGAGGAACCTATAGAGGAGATGTTAATGCTAGGACCCTCTGAACAACTTGTACTAACCAGTGAAGGTCTGAACAAACCTGGGCCTCCCACCTCAAGGTCTCCAATCCATACTTTGGATTTCCGATATCATAGTTATGATGAAATGGAGATGTTCTTGCAGCTGCTAAGTGCTGTCCATCCTTCCATCACGCACCTGATCTCTGTTGGACAATCAGTGCAGGGCAGGAATCTTTATGTAATGGAGATATCCACCAATCCTGGTGTTGATCAGAAAG GCAAACCAGAGGTCATGTTTTTGGGTAACCTGCATGGAAATGAGTTTATTGGACGTGAGATTCTCCTAAACCTGGTTGAGTACTTGTGCCGCAGTTATGGCAGCGATCCGTTGGTCACACGTCTGGTCAGTAGTACAAGAATTCACATCATGCCTTCTGTGAACCCAGACGGGTATGAATTGGCACTAAAAG CTCACAACGAACCGGTTTCAGGAGACCTAAGTATTATTGGACACAGTAACAGTCACAGTGTGGACCTGAATGCAAATTTCCCTCAACAGTCAGGATCAGGAGCTACTGCTGAAGCAGAAACTCAAGCAGTGATGAACTGGATCAAGGATCACTCCTTTGTACTGTCTGCAAGTATACGTGGAG GGTTTAGGGGAGTTGTCTACCCCAGCTCCATTGACTCTGTTGATGAGGAGCTGTTTAAATCAGTTGCAAAAGACTATTATGCG CAATCTCGGGATTTTCAAGAGCCTCAGGCTTGTGATGTGCCAAGAACCAGAGAGAAAAAAGGCATTAAGGACCATCCTCCAGTAGTCACAG GAATTGATCTGCTGACTTGGGCATATCACAGCACAGACACTTTAGCCGTTAACATTGGTCTGAGCTGTGAACTGCTTCCACCAGAGGAGTTGCTCTCAGAATACTGGGAGAATAATTACGGAGCGCTCTTGCATTTTATACAACAG GTTCATTTCTTTGTGAGGGGTATGGTGACTGATGGTCATTCTGGCAAAGGCATTGCTGATGCCACAGTCATGGTCGAAGGCTCAAGCCATCATGTCCACACCAGCAGCACAGGCCAGTACTGGAGACCTCTGGCTCCTGGTTCTTACCATATCACCGCTTCTGCTCCAGG TTATACTCCAATATCAGCATCTGTCCGGGTGTTGGAGACTCGGATGGAGCAGGTGGACTTCAAGCTGACCAGAGATGCATTGCAGCCATCTGTTGAGGAAGGAGAACAGAAGAACTTTGAGAAACTGGTGGAGTGGCTTCTAGCCCCTGGTGAGTTGGATCGGTTGGTCCGCAGTCTTCTCCCTGCCCAAACCTACCGGTACCGGAACTACAGGGAACGCTCGGAGTTCCTGCGTGGATTGACCTTAAACTTTCCTCACATCACACGGCTGTACAG CTTGGGTCAAAGCACTGAAATTAGAACTATCTGGGCTCTTGAGATCGCTGGCAATTTGGAGCGCCCTCAAGCTGGTGAACCCAAGATCCGTTTTGTGGCCGGAGTCCATGGTAATGCAGCAGCAGGTCCAGAGTTGCTGCTTGAATTTGCTTCTGTTCTCTGCCTAAACTATGGCAGGAATCCAGTCATCACCAAG CTGATTGACAGGAGCAGGATACTGATTCTCCCTTGTGTGAACCCTGATGGTAGAGAGAAGGCACAAAAGGGAGTCTGCTCATCCAGTGAGGGGTACACCAACGCTCATGGCACAGACCTGGACACTGATTTCTTCTATG GCAATGCATCCACACAGCCAGAGACGCGTGCAGTGATGGGTCTGATTTATGGAGGGGGTTTCTCTCTCTCAGTAGTGCTAGAGGGAGGCTCTCTGCTGGCTACGTACCCCTATGACAGGCCTAATCAGCATG CACAAAATGAGGAGACGTTGAAATATTTGGCCTCCTTGTATGCCAGCAATCATCCTTTAATGCACTTGGGTAACTTGGGATGTACAGAAAAGTCAG AGCATATCCCAGGAGGGATCCTGAGGGGTGCGGATTTCAGTGCTCACACTGGCAGTATGAAG GACTTTAGTTTGGATGTTGGCGTTTGCCCTGAAATCACGGCATACATTGGCTGTTGTATGTTCCCATCCGAACATCAGCTCTTCTCGCTGTGGATGGAGAACAGACTGCCTCTTTTCCGCATGCTGCTGGAG GTTCACAGAAGGCTGAGTGGTGTTGTGAGGGACAGTAAAGGCCATCCGGTGTCGGATGCTGTTGTTGTGGTGAACGGCTTTATGAATGTTCATGCAGACAGTCAGGGTCACTTCACCACTCTCGTGGCTCCAGGCACACATAAGCTGCTGGTTCAGGCCCATGGATATCAGCAAGAACTCCAGCAG GTGAATATATCCTCCGACAAAGTGACCAGCCCCATTGTGATCGACTTTACAGCGGACACGGCTTCCCAAAGTCAGGCAGTCTTTGTAATTGCcacag CCTCTTTGATGAGTGTCTTGATCTGCGCTCTCATCATCTGGCACCTTCGCTCTTCCAAGTTCAGCCGGGTACGAGAGGGGGTTCGTTGGTTGCGTCGTAAGAGGGACGTCCTTCAAATGGAAGGAATGGCCTCAGAGAAGTCACCCTTGCGACAGGAGTTCCTGGATGAGAGTGAGAGTGAAGATGACCCTTTCCTTGTGGAGAGTCGCTGA